The Pecten maximus chromosome 12, xPecMax1.1, whole genome shotgun sequence genome includes a region encoding these proteins:
- the LOC117339026 gene encoding putative uncharacterized protein DDB_G0281733, translated as MAMPHGNVRDPSFPSDINGHHVNRESPSDLAVTPLNYEHRITARDNEPRITAHDHEHTITARDNEPRITTRDHEPRITARDNEPRITVRDHEPRITVRDHEPRITARDHEPRITARDHEHRITARDHEPRITTRDNEPRITARDNEPRITARDHEPRITTRDHEPRITARDNEPGITARDHEPRITARDNEPRITARDNEPRITARDNEPGITARGNEPRITARDHEPRITARDHEPRITARDHEPRITARDHEPRITARDHEPRITARDNEQRITARDNEPRITARDHEPRNS; from the coding sequence CATGGGAACGTCCGAGATCCCAGTTTCCCGAGCGACATAAACGGTCACCATGTCAACCGTGAATCTCCATCAGACTTGGCTGTCACGCCCCTTAACTATGAACATAGAATCACAGCCCGTGACAATGAACCAAGAATCACAGCCCATGACCATGAACATACAATCACAGCCCGTGATAATGAACCAAGAATCACAACCCGTGACCATGAACCAAGAATCACAGCCCGTGATAATGAACCAAGAATCACAGTACGTGACCATGAACCAAGAATCACAGTACGTGACCATGAACCAAGAATCACAGCCCGTGACCATGAACCAAGAATCACAGCCCGTGACCATGAACATAGAATCACAGCCCGCGATCATGAACCAAGAATCACAACCCGTGACAATGAACCAAGAATCACAGCCCGTGATAATGAACCAAGAATCACAGCCCGTGACCATGAACCAAGAATCACAACCCGTGACCATGAACCAAGAATCACAGCCCGTGATAATGAACCAGGAATCACAGCCCGTGACCATGAACCAAGAATCACAGCCCGTGACAATGAACCAAGAATCACAGCCCGTGACAATGAACCAAGAATCACAGCCCGTGATAATGAACCAGGAATCACAGCCCGTGGTAATGAACCAAGAATCACAGCCCGCGATCATGAACCAAGAATCACAGCCCGTGACCATGAACCAAGAATCACAGCCCGTGACCATGAACCAAGAATCACAGCCCGTGACCATGAACCAAGAATCACAGCCCGTGACCATGAACCAAGAATCACAGCCCGTGACAATGAACAAAGAATCACAGCCCGTGACAATGAACCAAGAATCACAGCCCGCGATCATGAACCAAGAAACTCTTAa
- the LOC117339027 gene encoding uncharacterized protein LOC117339027, whose amino-acid sequence MTARAEGSVFWPGITRAINNTRLDYYHCNRIAPSNPDAPPYPLTSPDYPFQCICADYFTHRGVNYLVIVDRYSNWPIVERASRGASGLLTCLRRTFATYGIPDELASDGGPEFTATVTRQLLQDCGVYHRLSSVAFPHRNYHAEVGVKTVKRLIADSSSPNGDLDTDMFQRAIIQYRNTPDRDH is encoded by the coding sequence ATGACTGCAAGAGCTGAGGGATCAGTCTTTTGGCCGGGCATTACACGTGCAATTAACAACACCAGACTGGACTATTACCATTGCAATCGCATTGCACCATCAAATCCTGATGCCCCTCCATACCCGTTGACGTCACCTGACTACCCTTTTCAGTGCATCTGCGCAGATTACTTCACACACAGAGGTGTGAATTATCTTGTTATCGTTGACCGGTACTCAAACTGGCCAATAGTTGAAAGGGCTTCTAGAGGTGCATCTGGACTGCTCACCTGCCTTCGAAGAACATTTGCCACCTATGGCATACCTGACGAGCTAGCATCCGACGGAGGCCCAGAGTTCACTGCAACTGTGACAAGACAGTTATTACAAGATTGTGGTGTCTATCATCGATTGTCTTCCGTCGCTTTTCCTCACCGCAATTATCATGCTGAGGTTGGGGTAAAAACAGTGAAACGCCTCATCGCTGACAGCAGCTCTCCCAACGGTGATCTGGACACTGATATGTTTCAACGTGCTATCATCCAGTACAGGAATACGCCCGACCGTGACCACTAG